Part of the Anaerotignum faecicola genome is shown below.
GGCTACAGCATTCCGATCTATATTATCGGGCTGGTGTTTATCTTTTTTCTGGCTGTGAAATTTAAGATTTTTCCGGTAGGCGGCGTTAAGAGCTCGGGAGTGGAATATACCGGGTTTGCTGCTGTTAAGGACAGACTGTACTATATGGCGCTTCCTCTGATTGTTACGACGTTTGCCAACCTGGGAAGTATG
Proteins encoded:
- a CDS encoding ABC transporter permease subunit; the protein is MYKDNVVNIIAAPLQNTLFLNVFATILALVITIPLGIFCAVRKNGKFDQAVQVFTIVGYSIPIYIIGLVFIFFLAVKFKIFPVGGVKSSGVEYTGFAAVKDRLYYMALPLIVTTFANLGSM